GCTGGGCGCGACCAACCGCGCCTCCGCTGCGCTGGCACAGCCCGGCGCGCTGTGGGGCGTGGGCCTGGAGGGCGGCGTGCGCCTGGATGAAGGGGGCAGGGGCTGGCTGTTCGGCGTGGTGGCCGTGGCGCACGCGTCGGGCGTGAACGTGGGCCGCACGGCGGAGCTGCCGGTCCCGCCTGCCATCCTGCCCGGCGTGCTGGCGGGCCGGGAACTCGGGACGCTGATGGATGAACTGCTGGGCACCCGTGACCTCAAGCGCGGCGTGGGCACGGTCGGGGCGCTGACGGGCGGCCTCGTGACCCGCCCGGACGTGTGGCGGCAGGCGCTGGCACTCACGCTGGCCCCGTTCCTGCACCCGCACCTGTACCCGGACGGGCCGTCGTCGGGGCTGTCCCCGCACGGGTAAACGCTGCACCCGGCCCACACCTAACGAACGTCTGTTAGGCTCTGGCGCATGTCCTGGAATCACACCCGCCAGATCGGCCAAGCGCAGGTTCATTCCCTCACCGACGGGCAGTTCCGCCTCGACGGGGGCGCCATGTTCGGCAGCGTCCCCAGGGTGCTGTGGGAACGCGCCGCGCCCGCCGACGACCTCAACCGCATCCGCCTGCGCATCAACCCCCTCCTGATCCAGCTGGGCGGCGAGAACATCCTGATCGAGACCGGCTTCTGGGACCAGGGCGGCGAGAAATTCGAGGGCATGTACGCCCTGGACCGCGACGAGACCGTCTTCCGTGGCCTGGACCGCCTGGGCCTGACCCCAGGGGACATTCACCTCGTCATCAACACGCACCTGCACTTCGACCATGCCGGGCGCAACGTCACCCTGCTGGGCGACCCGACCTTCCCGAACGCCCGCTACGTGGTGCAGAAACAGGAACTCCACGACGCCCTGCACACCCATGAGCGCAGCCGCGCCAGTTACGTGCCCGCGTACATCGAACCCATCCGGGACGCCGGGCTGTTCGATGTCGTGGACGGCGAGCACGAACTGCGCCCCGGCCTGAGCGTCCTGCCGCTGCCCGGCCACAACCTCGGCCAGCAGGGCGTGGTGCTGCGCAGCGAGGGCCAGACGCTGGTGTACGTCGCGGACCTGATTCCCACCCTGGCGCACGCGCCCCTGCCGTACATCATGGGCTACGACCTGTACCCGGTCACCACCCTGGAGACCCGCAAGGCCCACCTGGGCGCGTGGTTCGAGCAGAACGCGACCATCTGCACCCCCCACGACCCGGACGCGCCTTTCGCCCGCCTGCACGAGAACCCAAAGGGGGGCTTCACCCTGCAAGCGGATAGCTGACAGCCGGCAGCAGAAGGCCCGCCCGGAATATCGGGGCGGGCCTTCCGTTGCAAACCTGGGAATGGGGGCGGGTCAGACGACCGGCCCACTCCGCGCTTACGCC
The genomic region above belongs to Deinococcus seoulensis and contains:
- the yjjX gene encoding inosine/xanthosine triphosphatase — encoded protein: MSVFVGSLNPGKVQPVQEVFTALAADLGLRSPLSVQGVSVPSGVPDQPLGVEETALGATNRASAALAQPGALWGVGLEGGVRLDEGGRGWLFGVVAVAHASGVNVGRTAELPVPPAILPGVLAGRELGTLMDELLGTRDLKRGVGTVGALTGGLVTRPDVWRQALALTLAPFLHPHLYPDGPSSGLSPHG
- a CDS encoding MBL fold metallo-hydrolase: MSWNHTRQIGQAQVHSLTDGQFRLDGGAMFGSVPRVLWERAAPADDLNRIRLRINPLLIQLGGENILIETGFWDQGGEKFEGMYALDRDETVFRGLDRLGLTPGDIHLVINTHLHFDHAGRNVTLLGDPTFPNARYVVQKQELHDALHTHERSRASYVPAYIEPIRDAGLFDVVDGEHELRPGLSVLPLPGHNLGQQGVVLRSEGQTLVYVADLIPTLAHAPLPYIMGYDLYPVTTLETRKAHLGAWFEQNATICTPHDPDAPFARLHENPKGGFTLQADS